One Phycisphaeraceae bacterium genomic window carries:
- a CDS encoding DUF3553 domain-containing protein: protein MQHQFKFGDRVLHTGKPEWGAGLVTTAEAAMQDGKACQRLTIRFERAGVKTLSTAFATLKSADDAPEIDRVFAAGGSANGSTSHSDDPLAGYNDKRIEEIMSSLPETATDPFASFAGRLKATLALYRFSDQAGSLIDWAAAQSGLKDPLSRFNRHQLEQYFKRFEITRDQHLAKLASEIRRKEPAVLASGTKDAPPAAQRVLRRESAR, encoded by the coding sequence TTGCAGCACCAGTTCAAGTTCGGGGATCGCGTGCTCCACACCGGCAAGCCGGAATGGGGCGCAGGGCTCGTCACCACCGCCGAGGCGGCGATGCAGGACGGCAAGGCCTGCCAGCGCCTGACCATCCGCTTCGAGCGCGCCGGTGTGAAGACCCTCAGCACCGCGTTTGCCACCCTCAAGAGCGCGGACGACGCGCCGGAGATCGACCGCGTCTTCGCGGCCGGGGGCAGCGCGAACGGCTCGACCTCCCACTCCGACGACCCCCTCGCCGGCTACAACGACAAGCGGATCGAGGAGATCATGTCGAGTCTGCCCGAGACCGCGACCGACCCGTTCGCGTCGTTCGCCGGGCGGCTCAAGGCCACCCTCGCGCTTTACCGCTTCTCGGACCAGGCCGGGTCGCTCATCGACTGGGCCGCCGCCCAGAGCGGGCTCAAGGACCCCCTCTCCCGCTTCAACCGCCACCAGTTGGAGCAGTACTTCAAGCGCTTCGAGATCACGCGCGACCAGCACCTGGCCAAGCTCGCGTCCGAGATCCGGCGCAAGGAGCCCGCGGTGCTTGCCTCGGGGACCAAGGACGCCCCTCCCGCGGCCCAGCGCGTGCTGCGCCGCGAGAGCGCCCGCTGA
- a CDS encoding DNA-directed RNA polymerase subunit omega translates to MIEALKSDEIVNKVGGKFKLCALIQKRVVQLMDGARPLVERQGRSDLEVAIDEILQDKITLHVPDEAALAGAHAEAQGELEGSLL, encoded by the coding sequence ATGATCGAAGCGCTCAAGAGCGATGAGATCGTGAACAAGGTCGGCGGCAAGTTCAAGCTCTGCGCGCTCATCCAGAAGCGCGTGGTCCAGCTCATGGACGGCGCACGCCCCCTCGTCGAGCGCCAGGGGCGCTCCGACCTCGAGGTCGCGATCGACGAGATCCTCCAGGACAAGATCACCCTCCACGTCCCCGACGAGGCCGCTCTCGCCGGTGCGCACGCCGAGGCGCAGGGCGAGCTCGAGGGCTCGCTCCTCTGA
- a CDS encoding phosphopantothenoylcysteine decarboxylase (decarboxylates 4-phosphopantothenoylcysteine to form 4'-phosphopantotheine.), whose product MTTQPTNRPTADHAPLHGAKVIVAVTGGIAAYKSCWLVSRLAQAGAEVTVLMTTDATRFVTALTFQALSGRPVYTSQWEHVENQDPQHIGLARRAGLAIVAPCTMNTMAKLAHGIADDIVTVVLSAVDRAKTPVLLAPAMNEAMWNQPATRRNAAQLVEDGYELVGPAEGWQACRTVGAGRMVEPDALLDAIASKLGARARPTN is encoded by the coding sequence GTGACGACACAGCCCACCAACCGTCCAACCGCCGACCACGCGCCGCTCCACGGCGCGAAGGTCATTGTCGCTGTCACCGGGGGCATCGCCGCGTACAAGTCGTGCTGGCTGGTCTCGCGCCTCGCGCAGGCCGGCGCCGAGGTCACCGTCCTGATGACCACCGACGCGACGCGCTTCGTCACGGCGCTCACCTTCCAGGCCCTCTCGGGCAGGCCCGTCTACACGAGCCAGTGGGAGCACGTCGAGAACCAGGACCCCCAGCACATCGGCCTCGCCCGGCGCGCCGGCCTCGCGATCGTCGCGCCCTGCACGATGAACACCATGGCGAAACTGGCGCACGGCATCGCGGACGACATCGTCACCGTCGTGCTCAGCGCCGTCGATCGCGCCAAGACCCCCGTGCTCCTCGCCCCGGCGATGAACGAGGCGATGTGGAATCAGCCCGCGACACGGCGCAACGCGGCCCAGCTGGTCGAGGACGGCTACGAACTCGTCGGCCCGGCAGAGGGCTGGCAGGCATGCCGCACCGTCGGCGCAGGGCGCATGGTCGAGCCCGACGCGCTGCTCGACGCGATCGCGTCGAAACTCGGCGCCCGCGCGCGTCCCACGAACTGA
- the rsmH gene encoding 16S rRNA (cytosine(1402)-N(4))-methyltransferase RsmH, with product MTDAPRHIPVLLDEVLGALAPREGETVLDCTAGLGGHAAALSERVGPTGRVVLCDLDPSNLAHAEARLRSLAREGRGATEIVALHANYAEAPRKLAELGLSADAVLADLGFSSNQIDDRSRGFSFQGDGPLDMRLDPTRGPTAADLVNSLSREELAEIIWDLGEDRGSRRIAQEIVAARAKEPITTTGRLAEVIRAASGPPTRTRTGQRIDPATRTFQALRIAVNDELGSVRSLVESVSRAAATLALPEASRSRSWLAVGSRVAIISFHSLEDRIVKQGFAELCQRGLAAPAAGGSRRKADAVEATEHEVGMNPRARSAKLRAIRLTGGSSEQRD from the coding sequence ATGACCGACGCCCCCCGTCACATCCCGGTGCTGCTCGACGAGGTGCTCGGCGCGCTGGCCCCGCGCGAGGGCGAGACGGTCCTCGACTGCACCGCCGGTCTCGGCGGGCACGCGGCGGCGCTGTCAGAACGGGTCGGCCCGACGGGGCGGGTGGTCCTGTGCGACCTGGACCCCTCGAACCTCGCGCACGCCGAGGCCCGGCTGAGGTCGCTGGCGCGCGAGGGACGCGGCGCAACCGAGATCGTCGCCCTCCACGCGAACTACGCCGAAGCGCCGAGGAAACTCGCCGAACTGGGGCTGTCGGCCGACGCGGTGCTGGCCGACCTGGGGTTCTCGTCGAACCAGATCGACGACCGTTCGCGCGGGTTCTCGTTTCAGGGAGACGGGCCCTTGGACATGCGACTTGACCCCACGCGCGGGCCGACGGCGGCGGATCTGGTGAACTCCCTCAGCCGCGAGGAGCTGGCCGAGATCATCTGGGATCTGGGCGAGGACCGGGGCTCGCGCCGGATCGCGCAAGAGATTGTGGCGGCGAGAGCCAAGGAACCGATAACCACGACGGGCAGGCTCGCCGAGGTCATCCGCGCCGCGTCGGGCCCGCCCACACGAACCAGGACCGGTCAGCGGATCGACCCAGCCACGAGGACCTTTCAGGCGTTGCGCATCGCGGTGAACGACGAGCTCGGTTCGGTGCGATCGCTTGTCGAGTCGGTGTCGCGCGCAGCCGCGACTCTGGCGCTGCCCGAAGCGAGCCGCTCTCGCTCGTGGCTCGCGGTCGGGTCGCGGGTCGCGATCATCTCGTTCCATTCGCTCGAGGACCGGATCGTGAAGCAGGGCTTCGCCGAGCTGTGCCAGCGCGGGCTGGCGGCGCCGGCAGCCGGGGGCTCGCGCCGCAAAGCCGACGCCGTCGAAGCGACGGAGCACGAGGTCGGGATGAATCCTCGCGCGCGATCCGCTAAGCTACGCGCGATCCGCTTGACGGGCGGGTCTTCGGAACAGAGAGACTAA
- a CDS encoding LysM peptidoglycan-binding domain-containing protein: MSRELKLALILGFAAVMVVGVLISDHMSGARQARIEERTIEPPRMALQPAPPVFVPEPVVAPSQGAVAMLPEPEQRAGESLADAGAPTLSEPVVITMAPEPAGSAATTLASSATESVREFLEWTAKQGVVFEPVTPLAETTVRPRGAPPVSASPIPDRPAGQSAPTAGRDVEHVVAKNETLWGIAQRYYGDGSLHTRIADANKGRLGRNNAVFVGARLTIPGATRGVEPAPSRTVASAPPKPQAPQQAPARPASASADRVHVVQKGETLGAIAAKELGSARRWPEIVKLNKLDDPDNVPAGVRLRLPPR, from the coding sequence ATGAGCCGCGAACTCAAGCTTGCGCTGATTCTGGGCTTCGCCGCCGTGATGGTGGTGGGGGTCCTCATTTCCGACCACATGAGCGGGGCGCGACAGGCGCGGATCGAGGAACGGACGATCGAGCCGCCGCGCATGGCGCTGCAGCCCGCGCCGCCCGTCTTCGTCCCCGAGCCGGTCGTCGCTCCGTCCCAGGGGGCGGTCGCGATGCTGCCCGAACCGGAGCAGCGAGCGGGCGAGTCGCTGGCCGACGCCGGCGCGCCGACGCTCAGCGAACCCGTCGTGATCACGATGGCCCCCGAGCCCGCCGGGAGCGCGGCGACGACGCTCGCGTCCAGCGCGACCGAGTCGGTGCGCGAGTTCCTCGAGTGGACCGCGAAGCAGGGCGTCGTCTTCGAGCCCGTCACTCCCCTCGCCGAGACCACGGTCCGACCCCGGGGGGCGCCGCCGGTCAGCGCGTCGCCCATCCCCGACCGCCCGGCCGGTCAGAGCGCGCCCACCGCTGGGCGCGATGTCGAGCACGTCGTGGCCAAGAACGAGACGCTGTGGGGGATCGCGCAACGCTACTACGGCGACGGCTCGCTGCACACGCGGATCGCCGACGCCAACAAGGGCCGGCTCGGGCGCAACAACGCCGTGTTCGTCGGCGCGAGACTGACGATCCCGGGCGCGACGCGCGGCGTCGAGCCGGCGCCGTCGCGAACGGTCGCGTCCGCTCCGCCGAAACCCCAGGCGCCCCAGCAGGCCCCCGCCCGCCCCGCCAGCGCTAGCGCCGATCGCGTCCACGTCGTCCAGAAGGGTGAAACACTCGGCGCGATCGCGGCCAAGGAATTGGGGTCGGCCCGGCGCTGGCCCGAGATCGTGAAACTCAACAAGCTCGACGACCCGGACAACGTGCCGGCCGGCGTCCGTCTCCGCCTCCCCCCTCGCTGA